TCCACAGGGACACGTAGAAGACGACCTCTTAGCGTTGTGTCCACCACTCACCGCTCTACCGAGCACGATGTCTTTAGAGAGCAGGACGAATGTGAGAATGATGGTTTGCAGCAGTAAAATGCTCACAGTGCCAACTATCTGAAGCAATCAGGGCTCATATTATGATGAATCAAAATTTTCTTGATCTTTAAAGATAAAAGCATTTGATGTACTGTGAAACATACTGTAACTCTTCCTCCTCAGTGACTAAGAAATTCTTACTGAAACTAAAGTGCAACAATGACTCATTCTATACATCtccaatttaatttaaaacttgtGGACATAAAAGTCTTACAGGCACAGCAACAAGAAACAGGCTGTATACAGCGAGATAATGGATGCAGAAATCTTATTTTGACATTAGAAGTGGACCTCTGACACTTTGTTTCTGTGTTCTAGTTCTAGTTACCCAAAAGGAAGAGCTGCTAAACAAACTACAAGGTTTGTCTGCTGGTGAAAGTGTGCGTTTTTTGCGTGAAATGCCCCTTAGTGTCTCAGAGAAACGTCAGATCAGGTGACTTTTAGACAGCATTAGTGCATCTTTTAAAAATGATGTTACCTGAGTGCAATAATTCATTTGTTCTATGTGTCAGAAtggttcatttcattttttaattctttgcCTAATCTTATctaaatgtgtgttttcagagctTTGGTCTTCTGTTGGGAGGCTGGACAGCCTCTCTCTGCTAACAGAGCCCTGTGCTGCCATCAGTTTAAAACTTGGTTGTTGAAGGTGAATGTCTGCTTGCATTTAAGGCTACGTTTACACGACAACGGTGTAGATGAAAATAGGTTTTAAAAAGATTTCACGTGTACATGACAGCATTTTCAAAACGATATGCATTTACACATATCCACGAAAACAGCCAAAAACACTGTATtatgtatgccaggccagtagtttgcactgtcaccttgttagtaaacagtacctgtagggaagtgatgattatatgttgtatatgatgccTCTCTGCTGTTGGTTTTCATATTGGTAAAAATAcgcactttgctgaagaagcgttagcaaaGGAACAAGGTAGCATGTAGtctgccattgttgtgtatgtttgttcacacctttaaaatcaacacgtactgtgcatgtctacatacctaacacatACTACTTACTCGCATAACTTCACCGTTTCCAAAGATTCCCGTTTTGGGTgtttaccatagactgtataaaaacagtgtTTACACGGAAACGATAACGATgccattttcaaaaacttgcactttgaaacccattttaaaaaatatgatttttcagTCTCCAAAACGCTGTTGACGTGTAAACGAACAGATAAAATGCATAAAgcgtttaaaaaaatgcataaattatatttaatttttaattactattatgtatttgtttaacatggggggggggggggggggggtcatgtgTGGTTGCTCTCCGAATGTTGTTCATGACTAAATATTATGTCATTCATAAgtaaaaaattttataaaaatgcaattaattaaagAGCAAATCAGTAGATTTTTAACATGCCAAAATCGTAAGTTTTCTCTCAAGATGGCTGATTTGATTTCTTCATTGCTTTAGCAAAGTAAGTGGACACCAGTTTGTACCCtgttcaaaatacatatttttcaatATTCCAGAGTTTAATACTAAAAGCAACAGTTCTTGATCCATCAATCTGTATGCACTCTTGTTTTTGATCTATAGGGTTTGTGTGGTTGGTTGGTTGGCTATGGTAGAGTCTCCTGGCAGAAACCCATACAGCTCTGGCAGGGAGAGCTCAGAAACATCAGAGATCACTTCGGCAGCGGGGTTCTGTCTTATTTCATCTTCCTCAGAAGACTGTTACTTTACAACATCCTCCTCTTCCTAATCAATGGATTTTTCCTTGTCCTACCACAAATCCAATTCCAAAAAAAGGAacacacttcctcagatgaccTCTGGATGCTTACTGGCATGGTAAGGTGAGGCTATATGTCTAATTTTAAACTTTGGTGCTTTTTATGAGGGTTTCCAGTCCCTGGAAATTTTAGATGAGCGACATTTATATTACTTCTACTCTTTAGTGAAtgctatgtttttgttttttcttaacaGGGCATCTTCACAGACTCTGTCATGTTTTATGGCCACTATTCCAAAGAAAACTGCCAAATATGTCCAGAAAATTATGACATACCACTGGCATATATTTTTACTATCGGAGCAGGCATGTTTATCACATGTGTAATGCTGGTTTACAGGTTTGTCTGTTTTCCTTGTACACTGTGTTAATTCAATATCACATCATAAGCTTGCCCTGTGATTAATCAGATTTTGTTTATCTTTTCAGTTTGTCTAAATCAATCGGAAAGAGTTTCCATGTTTTCAAGACTTCTGGAAACCTAGCTTTAAAGGTTTTCTGCTCTTGGGATTTTAAAGTCAGCAAGAAACAGTCTGTTAAACTGCAGTCGATGAACATCTGCACTCAGCTTAAGGTTTGTTTTCAATATGACTATTCATGTTAAAACTAATTTATGCTCCAAATTATTGCACGAAAAAATGTCATAGACAATGTGTATGCTATTAAAGTGAGATCAAATTTTATGGTTGCGGTCAAACATGTGATATGAATAACAGTTTGTAATGCAAATGTTTAAGGTTTAAATAGCATATGAAACTAACACGAGGTTAAATAAATATAGCTGAAGGCCGAAAATCTCCAAAAAAGGGGATGAAAGTCCTACTTTCCTTGTTAAAGTCCTACCACTGTTAACAAGGAACTCTGATCAATGAACTAAAGTACACAATTAATATATGTTTCCATTTCTCCCAGAGTAGTTCTAGAAAACTATATATAGTATTATTgactaatcaataactaatgtagaACAAATGATCACATTTTAACCACCACTTTAGCATTTACTTATAACCCCATAATCAGTAGGTAATAGCTACAGTAATTTAAGATTATGGCGAGTTGTTAATAATTACTACATTTTATCATTCCTTTTACAGAGCTTACGATGTTTACAAAAAATGTTTACAAAGCCATTCGTTGGTagactttctttaaaaaagtgtaaacactgtCGCACTTTCAACACTGTTTTTAGACTGATTTAGTAACATCTGTAAAACCACTGCTGTGAAAGTCTGAAGAAGGACGACCTGTTTGTCCAACCAAGGGCAGACCGGGACAACTGTGTTTGGTCAGACTGAAGCAGGAATGACACGCTTTAACAATACGTAACGTCACGGGCAATGCTTTGTTGACTTTTACGGTGAAGCTTGGATTTGAGTCAATGTTTGTGTTTTAGGAGATGCTGTCTGAGCTCAGCTGCAGCAAACAGAAGAGGAACTTGTGTTCAACTTGGAGCTGGTTACACTTTCTTGTATGGTCCATTTGCATCTTTTGCATAGCTGGCTGCATGCTGGGTGTTTACTACTTGCCCCCTTTGTTTGACCACATCTCTTCCAAGGTAAGGGTTTGGTCATCGTCTTGAATAGACAACAGGAAGGCAACAGGATGCTTATCACTTAGGAAATCACACAATTCATGACAGAAAACACTAGTCACATCCTGTTGAGTTCACACACCAGTTATTTTATTGCCTCGTTACGATGCAAACAGCTTTATTTTCAGCTCACTGCATTTTATGGTCGGCTGtacagcagtgttggggaaagttacttttaaaagtaatgcattaaaatattgtgttactccctaaaaGGTAACTAATTACATTAGTCCGTTTTTATGGAGAGTAGGCTAATGCGTTGCATTACTTTTGAAATCTGGGCGAGGCTTGCTTGTTtgattttaaagggatactccaccccaaaaaaaaaatgttgacattaatcacttacccccatgtcgttccaaacccgtaaaagctttgttcatcttcagaacacaatttaagatatttcagcagttaatctgccatcagtgattcaactgtaacgttatgaagcgacgagaatactgtttgtacacaaagaaaacaaaaataatgagttCATTCAGCATTTTTGtgtcctctgtgtcactccagcATAGCTTTATTTTGGTGAATATAAGTTGTATGCAAGCAGTGTACgcacttctgtgtcagccgcactacaaggatacattttctacgtATATTTaggctttgatttgaaagaaaacagcgcatcagtGCAGCAGTGCTGACACGGAAGAGTGTCAAAGATTTaaggggtttggaacgacatgggggtaacaATGTGATTCATGACAAAAAGAAGAGAAACAGTAGAGGGCACAGCTCAATCAAACCTTTCAGCTGTGCTGCTATTCTGGATTGCGTGAAGAATAGGACGCAGGAGAAGAaattcaacactcttcagcaataaaaaaatgtttgcttattAGTGTGATTGAATTGGATCACTGTAATGAAATGGGATTAAATAAAGGATATTTGTGTATTTAATTATCGCAGGTttgtgtcatattctgagtttgcatttcacagaTTTTATTCAAACAGTGGACTCTTTTCAGAAAGCTGTCTGTTTGCTGATGCTGCCTTTGTTCGTGTCATGCATCAGTCACATACTGCCTGGTTTCTTCAACATGTTATCCGGGGCAGAGCATTACGACTCCCCGAGCACTCAGATTTACGTGTCCATTGTAAGGTCAGGAAAGCCTTCACCATTTGTTCACTTACTTTTTATTCACTTCCTGTTTAATTCTGAACTAAGTTATATTTTCTTTCAGTATAGCATGAAGCAAGTTTAACATGCGTAATTGTATTGCCTTTAAAGCAATGCTTTAAATAGCCCATTTATCATCTCTCATGTGTGACATTATAATTTAGCATGACTCTTATCTTGAGAACTACTCCGAACCTTTCAGAGACATTTGTCTCTTTTAGTCACAAGAAAGTCATCCAACCAAAGCATTAAGTTGCATCATTTACTAAcacaaacagttatttttatttactgtaatatTATGTAATTCATACATACAGTGATTTGAACTATATGATGATATGATAGAATTATATGGATTATGGAAAGAAAGTTTCTTACCTAAAAAAGTTCAAATATGTGTATACCAAAGTCCATTTAAGGTATTGTATAGCCTTTGGCAATACCCATGAATTTCCTGTTAAGTTTGTTGTAACATAACATCAATAAGTCACTGAGTGCTCATCAAAGATCTTTCGCTTTCTTCATTCATAGGAACCTGTTGTTGAAGGGTTGCATTTTTGGGGTATTGTGTTACAACTGGCTCAAGCAACTTTCTATCAGGAGGAATGGATTAAAAACACACCAGGTGACCAGAAACtttaaatcagatttttatttatttattttattctgaaaccgtatgttgtaatttttttgacaataataacaaaacaatccTTACAGTTTGTTATTCAGTGTATGAAAATAGtagaacatttaataaaaaaaaactcttttttgaatatactaaagcataaaataccatattatttaagaaacatgctaagttaacatactgtagcaaacaatgctacagtcagttattctcctttgaaaatgtgcgttccggGCCTGAATAtctgtctttgttttggtttgtgaaacccgcccactggCAGTTCACCCAATTGAATTTCAGCAACCCGGGTTGCCAATTGGTGCAAAACACAGCTTATTTAATTTCATCCACCGCCAAGTGCGCTCATTCCTGTTTGTgttgtcaatctggcaacctgcatgtgcatcaagtctgaggaggaggagcCGGGTGAAAAAACCCtcttcaatattttgaatttggactgcaatacctagttcaaccactcggtgtcaatgCTACATACAGCAACTTTAAGAGATATAGCTTATATATCTATGAGATTATTGGTTGAATATCAATTGAAGCAAGTCTGTTTTCATTTGTGCTTACTTGCAGTGCTGGGAAACACTGGTTGGACAAGAGGTTTACCATTTGGTTTTAATGGATCTGCTATTTGCAATTACATACATCATCTTAGTAGAGTTTCTGTGGGGGTAAGTTCTCACGTTTCCAGATGATAGCAGTGATGTTGATCTTAGTTTGTTGACTCTTTCTGCCTCTTCAGGCTGTGTATTAGAAACACCACGTTCAGAAGAAGGAAACTAGAGTTTGATATCGCAGAAGATGTTCTAGAGCTCATCTACGGCCAAACCCTTGTGTGGTACTGTCCTCTCCTCCTCATGAAGAAACATTGCATTGTGTTCTCAGTCACTAACAGTCTTTTCTGTGTTCTCTTTGTAGGTTTGGTGTGCTGTTTTCACCACTCTTGCCTGCAGTGCAAGTTGGGAAACTGTTTCTACTGTTCTACTTCAAAAAGGTGAAGATCTTCTTAGTCTTTTATATAGGCTTCATTGGGTTGAAGTGGATGGAGGATACAGGATCGAGTTTAATGCTTTCAATGTAAAAGTGTAGTTCCTTCgaaaatgaaattctgtcatcatttatttaccatCATGCTATTCTTGAGAAAAAGGAGAAAACATAAGATGAGTGTGCTTAGTGATTGGGAGTTCTGGAATACtgccaaaaatacacaaaaagtaTCACAAAAGTGGATCGTGTGACTTATGCACTGTTTTCATGAACAGAATTTGTGAGAAGCAACCCAAGAGTGAGGTTGTTGTTTACTCATTTGTCATGGTTGGTCACATGACATCCAAGAAACAATGACATCAAacctattttaaagtattttaattagACACAAGTGTGAATGACCTCACAAGTAGATGGGGACAtaataagtttttttgtttgtttgtttgtttgtttttttatcttttcatCACACATAGATATGGTTCTTAAGATTAACATAGCCAGTTAAATGAGCTACCTTTTTTACAGTCTCACAAATTTCtttacaaacacaattttttaGCATATCTACCTCTAAGTAGTACCTTGAGGATACATATTATGCTCTAATGAACTAATATGCATCTTTTGGGGGCAGATAAGTTACAAAGTCCcagtaaaaaaagttttttttttacctttcatcTTCCAGTTTGTAAGTATGGAAAAAGGCAGCTTTACCTAACACCtttttcacaaaagaaagaaaataatacaggGTGAAAACAATGCAGATGTGTACTGACAATATATCAGAAGTGTCATCTTTTGGAAAAATTGGGAGAAATTGCATCTTTAACTgtataagaaatgttttatttacaatatatttttaggATATCCAATATGTTTGTCACCCCCTTTATAGACGAGTTTGATGACGAACTTCCAACTGCCCAAGAAACCCTGGAGGACCACTCAGATGAGCACATTGTTCATCAAACTCCTGTTTTTCCCCTCCTTCACTGGGGCCCTTGCATGTGTCATTTACGCAATGTGGAGGTTTGTCTCTTCAGAGTATACATTCACATGCTCCAGAATACGATGTCTTGACACAAAGCATATGATGTCAGTCATATAGAGATGTTAAAGTGCGAGTGTGTTTTGTTCTCCCAGGGTCAGGCCCTCATCAGATTGCGGGCCCTTTAGAAACCTCCACAGCATGTTTCTGCTGAACCTGGTGGACAACCCTTTGTTCCTGTTCATCGCTGCAGGCCTGTTCCTGTGAGTAGTCCTCACTCGTGGGTCACTCCTGGGGGCAGTAGAGATCAGATTTGgttcatttttttaaactgtcACCTCTGTCTCTTTCCAGCAccattatatacatttacatgcaaGTTTTGGATGGCCAAAAGATGATCATCTTAAGGTTACAAAAACAAATAGACAATGTGAGTATAATGAGCTTTGTTGTTCTTTAACCATTTTGGTTTACTAGGTCATGACGCACAGCCTAATGATTTCTTGTTTTCATCTCATTCTTAGGAGGGTGAAGATAAGCAGTTCCTTATAGCCAAACTTCAGGCCCTCAATGAGGCGAGTGCCCCGAGTCCGCAGTAAGGTGAGCTTACAGTCTTTCCTTTCAACTAGAAATTCTCCTTTCACTTTACTGTGTGCATTCAGGATGTTTGATGTTAAGataaatgaatgtttgaagacaAATTCCACAGCTTTTTTTAAAGTGTCGCAATGGTTCACTTCCTTCTTGTGAACAGGGATGTTTCCTTGACCTCGTCACCTGCTGATTTTCCCCGGAAGGCTGAATTCTACAGAAATGAATTTGGAAGAATACATTGTGGTAAccccctcaaaaaaaaacatacctgaGGAACCAGTGCGTCTTAAATAGAACGCAGATGACACTGATATTTAGTTATGTTATTGTCATATAAACgtttttttgaaatgtaaattaaaagtTGAATTTTTGCTTATGGAAATGTTTTGGTTTGTCAGTTCTTTATTCCGCTGTTTAAAGGTTATATTTTGTATGGTTGAGGAAGAGCAACACGCTATCAATATGTAGTGTTTCTTGTATCAGGTTAATTATGAGATTCACTTCAGTTCATTTATCTGCTATGTTTCGACGTTtgaaatcaataaatgaatgcaACATATCTGTATgaccttttttttggggggggggggggggggggtaattgcTCTTATTTTAAATTGCTATTAACTTTGTGAAATACATGTGTCCGATTTGTCAAAAGGCAGCATTCCATGATCATAAGCTTTCCACAGTGCAAGTGTTTTGTGATGCAGATAGGCTGACTGAACATTACTCCTTACTTTTACTGGTGTATATCCCTTGGACAAAGACTGCTAAGGTCACTTGACATTGTAATGTATGGGGTATGTAGAGCTATGGATTTTGTCTGAACCTGTCAAACTGAAATCTGCAGAACTGTGGTCACATGGTCCAGAGCGCAGTTTACCGTGTGATGTATTGCATTCTTTGGGAGGAGTTGCTTAAATCTGACATCCACCTTATGAAGGAGCTGTAAGAAACCACTTTGGTTAATTTGGCTCCCAACATCACAATATCAACTACAACAGTCATTTCAGAAAGGTATGTGCATGTGTCTCCTCTCGCAATCCAGCTGTTAACCATTACTTTTACATTTCCCACATCTGTTAATCATTAAATAAAGTGGTTAATTCTGTTGCTTTTGTGTAAATGCCTGTTTTATGGTTCTTTAACAGATAAAAATGGTCATATACTGATTGTATATGTGTTTGTTTCTATGTACTTTTTAGTGAAATGTACTAGAAATCTGAGTGAAAGTTTCAAAGCACATTCTAccatttatttctctctctctctctctctctctctctctctctctctctctctctctctctgtgtagagTTTATTCAACAATGCAACCCTCACAACGTTTATACATCCACCTCCCAGAAAAATATGAAGATTTTAAAAAATCGGGTGAATGGGTAAGCAATGTCAGAGATGATCTTTCCTGTCCTGCAGGAATTGATTTGCAGGGtcattttatacaaaataatttaatataattaattgtttccaataaattcttaatttgagCGGCTTTTAACTATACAATTAAATCAACAAAAGAAAACtgggtataaataaataaataaataaaaaaacagtttgaacaGACAGGAAGAGGCTCAGAGTAATCAAATCTCTTGGCTAAACAGAAATTGACCACaatcacatttgttttctaaTTGACAGAAGCTATAGACAGGTGAGATATTTTATGACAGCGAAATCAATGGTACCTGTCAGgtattattatttacatgtatgcatttagcagacacttttatccaaagcgacttacagtgcattcagactaacagtttttacctaacatgttccctgggaatcgaacccacaaccttgcgctgctaacacaatgctctaccactgagccgcAGGAACACTATTATCTGAGTGCCTTTTCATAAACAATGGCTTACTCTGGCCACTGGCTTTTAAATCTGTTTTAGATGCAGGTTTGAGGTTGTTGTTTTATCTGTGATGCTATAGATAACATAAGTGGTATTTGGAAATTGAATGGATGGAGGTTTGTGATTTGATCGATGTCTTGTCTACCTTTCTTCGTAGGACCATGGGATTGTCATCACAGATTTGAATCCATTGGTGACACAGGGTGAGCTTCACGACTACTTTGAAAAATTTGGGACTATTACAGAATGTGTAGTAAGttattattagatattattaataataaatatgttattatttttattctcatGTATTTATCGATATATATTAATTAGAAAACACTATTATAAcaaggtaatgtttttttttattctaatatacTTCTTATATTTTATTGTCATCTCACACATCGTGGATTTGCATGTTCTGTAATGtatttctataataaaaatacatgtgaTATTCCTATTATATAATAagcatcaaacaaacaatataataattgtttcgatgcataacaaaaaaagaaagaaagaaagaaaaatgattgCACAGTCATCAATTAAGTGGCGATGTGCACTAAGTAAAAAAAGTGACTCGTCAATTCAtggctctgttgagaatgtcttagCAAACAGTTAAAAATAGTTAAGTTAATGGTGActagttgagagagagagagagagagagagagagagagagagagaacacattTTAGTATGTTGGGTGAAAAATGTAACCCAAACAACCTAGCACAGGGTTTGTTGATTTTTGACCCAGTGCTGGGTTGCCAAAATGatccaaattgggttgtttttaacccagcaATTTGTCTGTAGTTTACTTAGTTAATCTCATATTTCATGATCTTTACTGTAAACTTTGGCTCCTCTTGTAATTTATGAACTTTTCTCAATGAACAGTTCACAATCGACAAGTCATCAGGATGGCCAAAGGGTGTGGGCTTTGTGAGATATTCATCTTCAGCAGAGGCTAAAGCAGCCGAAAAGGCTGGGCCGCACTGTCTTGGAGGTTTTCCCTTAAGGATCAACAGAGTTATTACAGAAAAAGTAAGTCAATCTACAATCCCTACCAAAAAAGACTGGCTTAGACTTCCATGCTGGTTTGGTGCTGCTCATGAAGGGGAACCAGCATAGCTATGTCCTTCaccagcatccaaaacacaacataGCCTACACTGATGAGCAGCAGGGCTGGTCTTTTCAACCCTATAACTGTAGAAATCTATTCAATTATGTCCTTTAATCTCAATATGGCAGTTGCTTGGTTTGGGACTGTTTGCGTTAATTCTTGTAATTCCAGGCTGTGTTGTCATGAAGTCAGGAAAAACAGTGACATGGCATTTCAAGTtttaagatttaacattttaaaatgattggcTCAAAACAGCCTGGTGGGAGAACTGTACTGTCATGAGCAGATTGCATAGCATGtattgccattgagatgaatgagaATGATAAAAGATTGTTTTCTCCAGGTACTACAGACCTCATTTTATGATTTGTAATAGAGAAGAACACCTTGAACCCAgtcacaactctctctctctctctctctctctctctctctctctctctctctctctctctctctctctctctctctctctctctctctctctctctctctttctctctttctctctttctctctttctctctctctctctctctctcttagaagGCTGTCCAAGACAAATCTGCGGCCAGTTAAATACTCCTCCATGCCAAGCCTTTCAGACAGACTGTGTGTGAACTAGAAGTGGAGTATAGGAGCACCGAAAGTGATTTACTCTGAACATCATCCTACCACAATGTGAactagatgtttctgcaggataaaccagtgtatattgttacattttGTACCTAGCATTCAGTTTGATTTAATGTCTGTATGCCCTACTGTAAATGATCACTTTTATATGTATTTCTCAAATGTTGAAGAGAATGCTTGGTGAATAATACCACTTTTGGATTAGGATAAATATTATCCTGTggaaaacatattttatgttataCTTGGATTAGCCTAGTTAATGTATAATTAAACTCTTTAATCTGCACCTAAcggtcaataatattttttgtttaaatttgtgAAAATACCTTGCTATTTGTTCTCATACAAACTATGTGAAAATAGTATTGACAACCATAAATATGTCATGATTACAAATGCAACTACAAAGATGCATTACACTGTTTATGTGGACCGAGCACTAAAACATACGTAAACAATAAAAGATATTTCAGTGAGGGCGAGATGCAACATTTTCGGTCAAATATTTATCCATCAAgaacacttaaagggatactccaccccaaaatgaaaattgtgttattaataacttacccccataaaaacccgtaaaagctctgttCGTCTTCGGGACGTATTTGTATTTGAACACCACAAATAATCTCAGACCCTCCGAAAAGGAAGTGATCTGTCCATTATTGGTAATCTGTTCTTTTAAGTCCCCTCACATTTGAACACCCATTGCATGCTGCATTCAAGTCATTTTGCTTACAAGCCCACAGTCTCCAAGCTGGGGATGgttaatttgttaaaatgaataaaattatatatattttttctttttctaagatGCATGCACAAAATGCAATAGTATTATACAGTTGCGAAAGATTATGTAACAATTTAATTTACCGCACCtttataaattgaataaaaacatgaaaaaagcaaaaacacactGATGCACATCCTTTATTCGTCACTATCTTGATTTTCCTCCACAGTCAGCAGTGATGCTGTCAAACTTGTAGTGGAGCTGCTGAAAGTATTTGTTGAAGGTAAGTCAAACATTACCTTTGTAGGCACTGCATACTGTGTTATGGTACaatgcagtattattattatgaatatctGTATGCTACAGAGGTGACAGTGAGGACTGTGGCACTTTGAAAAGATTCTGCCACAACTGGTAAGTTTTATGTTAATGTATATGCTTGAaatcttttcttttaaattttgttGTGAGTTTGATTATAGTTACACTAATAAACCATGCTCATGTTATTTGGCCCTCTGTGAGATCCCTGATATTTTCTCACTGATGTCAAATTTCCTTTGCAGCTTCTTGACTTTTACATTTGCTGAGGAGCCAGAAGATGGCGATGTAACCAAGTTCTGCTGTGCCTGAACACCCTGGACTTCAGTTTGCATATTCACACATGCTTCAGTCTTATTTTGA
The sequence above is a segment of the Carassius carassius chromosome 9, fCarCar2.1, whole genome shotgun sequence genome. Coding sequences within it:
- the LOC132148495 gene encoding heterogeneous nuclear ribonucleoprotein A0, which translates into the protein MQPSQRLYIHLPEKYEDFKKSGEWDHGIVITDLNPLVTQGELHDYFEKFGTITECVFTIDKSSGWPKGVGFVRYSSSAEAKAAEKAGPHCLGGFPLRINRVITEKLNTPPCQAFQTDCV
- the LOC132148710 gene encoding transmembrane channel-like protein 6, producing MWLCEQLPDSPYSLGGQWSRGGTGGGTEGQGHVEVERPGTGIEPEEPEARVEQAELEPFRGLCGWLVGYGRVSWQKPIQLWQGELRNIRDHFGSGVLSYFIFLRRLLLYNILLFLINGFFLVLPQIQFQKKEHTSSDDLWMLTGMGIFTDSVMFYGHYSKENCQICPENYDIPLAYIFTIGAGMFITCVMLVYSLSKSIGKSFHVFKTSGNLALKVFCSWDFKVSKKQSVKLQSMNICTQLKEMLSELSCSKQKRNLCSTWSWLHFLVWSICIFCIAGCMLGVYYLPPLFDHISSKKAVCLLMLPLFVSCISHILPGFFNMLSGAEHYDSPSTQIYVSIVRNLLLKGCIFGVLCYNWLKQLSIRRNGLKTHQCWETLVGQEVYHLVLMDLLFAITYIILVEFLWGLCIRNTTFRRRKLEFDIAEDVLELIYGQTLVWFGVLFSPLLPAVQVGKLFLLFYFKKTSLMTNFQLPKKPWRTTQMSTLFIKLLFFPSFTGALACVIYAMWRVRPSSDCGPFRNLHSMFLLNLVDNPLFLFIAAGLFLTIIYIYMQVLDGQKMIILRLQKQIDNEGEDKQFLIAKLQALNEASAPSPQ